In Cervus elaphus chromosome 5, mCerEla1.1, whole genome shotgun sequence, the following proteins share a genomic window:
- the LOC122693421 gene encoding olfactory receptor-like protein DTMT, whose product MTGRNQTIITEFLLLGLPIEPEHQDLFYTLFLAMYVTTVLGNLLIMFLIRLDSHLHTPMYLFLSKLSFSDLCFSSVTMPKLLQDMQSHVPSISYAGCLTQMYFFLFFADLESFLLVAMAYDRYVAICFPLHYTTVMSPRLCLFLLVLPWALTTFHAMLHTLLMARLHFCADNVIAHFFCDMSALLKLSCSDTRVNELVIFITGGLILVIPFLLIITSYTRIVSSILKVPSARGIRKAFSTCGSHLTVVSLFYGTVIGLYLCPSANNSTVKETVMAMMYTVVTPMLNPFIYSLRNRDMKGALGRVFYKKKTCFSL is encoded by the coding sequence ATGACAGGAAGAAATCAAACTATCATCACAGAGTTCCTCCTCCTGGGTCTGCCAATTGAGCCAGAGCATCAAGACCTGTTCTACACTCTGTTCCTGGCCATGTATGTTACCACCGTCCTGGGGAACCTCCTCATAATGTTCCTGATTCGACTGgactcccacctccacacacccatgtatttatttctcagtaaactgtctttctctgacctctgcttctccTCTGTCACGATGCCCAAATTGCTACAGGACATGCAGAGCCATGTCCCGTCCATCTCTTATGCTGGCTGCCTGACACAAATGTACTTCTTCCTGTTTTTTGCAGACCTGGAGAGCTTCCTCCTTGTggccatggcctatgaccgctacgtggccatctgctTCCCCCTGCACTACACCACCGTCATGAGCCCCAGGCTCTGTCTCTTCCTGCTGGTGCTGCCCTGGGCGCTGACCACATTTCATGCCATGTTGCACACCCTGCTCATGGCCAGGCTGCACTTTTGTGCAGACAATGTGATTGCCCACTTTTTCTGTGACATGTCTGCTCTGCTGAAGCTGTCCTGCTCTGACACTCGAGTTAATGAGCTGGTGATATTTATCACAGGAGGGCTCATTCTTGTGATCCCTTTTCTACTCATCATCACGTCCTACACTCGAATCGTGTCCTCCATCCTCAAGGTCCCTTCTGCGAGGGGTATCCgcaaggccttctccacctgtggctcccacctCACTGTGGTGTCCCTGTTTTATGGGACAGTTATTGGTCTCTACTTATGCCCATCAGCTAATAATTCTACTGTTAAGGAGACTGTGATGGCTATGATGTACACTGTGGTgacccccatgctgaaccccttcatctacagcctgaggaacagagacatgaagggagccttgggAAGagttttttacaaaaagaaaacttgCTTTTCTCTGTGA